CACGACCGGTGTAGTCACGCAGGCGGGCGAACTGCAGCCGGCCATCGGCGCCCGGGCGGGGCTGGTGTTCGCGGCGTCCGCCTATCACCACCGGCTGGCCCTTGAGCTCCGGATAGCGCAGCAGCTCGACAGATGCGTAGAACGCATCCATGTCGAGGTGGGCAATCCAGCGCGGGGCGCTCAATCCGGTTTGTCGTCCTGAAGCCGGGCGCGATGGCGCGCGATCTGGGCGCGCACCTGTTCAGGTGCGGTGCCGCCCAAGCCCCTGCGGCTGGCCACCGAACCTTCGAGCGAGAGTGGTCCAAAGACATCAGAGCCAATGCGCGCATCGATGCCCTGCAGTTGTTCGAGGCTCAACCCCGCCAGCTCCAGCCCCTGTTCGCTGGCCACCCGCACCGCATGGGCCACGATCTCGTGCGCATCGCGGAACGGGATGCCCTTCTCGCGCACCAGGTAGTCGGCCAGATCGGTGGCGGTGGCGTGGCCCTTAAGCGCAGCCGCGCGCAGGCTCTGCGGCTTGGCCTGCAGCCCGGCCAGCATCTCGACAAAGATGCGCAGGGTGTCGCGCAGGGTGTCCACGGTGTCGAACAGCGGCTCTTTGTCTTCCTGGTTGTCCTTGTTGTAGGCCAGGGGCTGGCCCTTCATCAGGGTCAGCAAGGCCATCAGATGGCCATAGACGCGGCCCGTCTTGCCGCGCGCCAGCTCGGGCACATCGGGGTTTTTCTTCTGCGGCATGATCGATGAGCCGGTGCAGAAGCGGTCGGGCAGGGTGATGAAGGCGAAGCTCTGGCTCATCCACAGCACCAGCTCTTCCGACAGGCGCGAGATGTGCATCATGGCCAGCGCCGCCGCGTGGGTGAACTCGATGGCGAAGTCGCGGTCGCTCACGGCGTCCAGGCTGTTTTGGCACACGCCCTCCATGCCCAGGGTGCGCGCCACGCGCTCGCGGTCCAGCGGGTAGGGCGTTCCCGCCAGTGCGGCCGCGCCCAGGGGCAGGCGGTTAGCGCGGCGGCGGCAATCCACCAGACGTTCGGCGTCGCGCGCAAACATCTCCACATAAGCCAGCAGGTGGTGACCAAAGCTCACCGGCTGGGCCACTTGCAGATGGGTGAAGCCCGGGCCGATCACATCGACATGGGCTTCGGCGCGTTCCACCAGCACCCGCTGCAGCTGCGACAGCAGCTGCAGCAGGCCGTCGATCTCGCCGCGCAGCCACAGGCGCACATCCGTCGCCACTTGGTCATTGCGGCTGCGGCCGGTGTGCAGGCGCTTGCCCGCCAGCCCAACCAGTTCGGTGAGGCGGGCCTCGATATTGAGGTGCACGTCTTCCAACTCCAGCTTCCAGACGAACTGGCCGGACTCGATTTCGTGACGAATGGTTTCCATGCCGCGCTGGATCGCAGCCCAGTCCTCGGCGCTGATCAGGCCCTGCGCCTGCAGCATCTCGGCGTGCGCCAAGCTGCCTTGCAAGTCGGCCTGCCATAGGCGTTGATCGAATCCCACGCTGGCGGTGTAGCGCTGAACCAGTTCGCTCATGGGCTCGGCAAACAGCGCCGACCACGCTTGGGCCTTGTTGGCCAGGGGGTTGGAAGACATCGGGCAGGGGACTCAGAGTGAACTAGGATTTTAGGGACGCCCTCCATGACCGCTCCCGAATCCAGCCTTCCCAATTCGCACAGCGCCGCGCCGCCTTTGCCCGCGGTGTTTGAGCTTTGCCATGCCGGCGTGGTGCTGCGGGCCTTGTTGGGCGTGCAGGGCGTGCTGGCCCTGATGCTGGCGCTGCAATATGACCGTCCGGAGCGCTGGTGGCAGCAGCTCTTGGAAGCCAGCGCCGTCAGCGTGCCGGCCTTGCTGGGCTGGTTGTTGGTGGTCTGTGGGCTGAAGCTGCAACTGGCCGTCTGGCCCATGCTGCGGGTGCGGCTGGCGTTGCTCAGCCTGGGTGCCTTTTGTGCCTGGATGCCGTGGTGGCTGGGAGCGCAAATGCAAGCCATGCTGGATCAGCAGCCCGCCAGCCCCTGGCGCGGGGTGGTGATCGCAGTGGCCGGTGCCACGGCAGCCGCCTTCTTGCTGCAGTGGATCCTGCTGCGTGCCCGGGCGCAGACGCCGCAGGGCATGCAGGCGCGCTGGGTGGAGTTGCAGTCGCGCATCCGCCCGCACTTTCTTTTCAACACCCTGAACACGGCGGTGGCCTTGGTACGGGTGGAACCCCGCCAGGCCGAGCGCGTGCTCGAAGATCTGGGCGAGCTTTTCCAGGCCGCGCTCAGTGCGCCCGATTGGGTTAGCACGGTGGGCGAAGAGATTGGCCTGGCGCGTCGCTATCTGGACATTGAACAATTGCGCTTTGGTGAGCGCTTGCGGCTCCAGTGGCAGCTGGACCCGGCCTGCGACCATGCCCGCCTGCCGCCCCTGCTGCTGCAGCCCCTGGTGGAAAACGCCGTGCGCTATGGCGTTGAGCCCAATGAGGGCGGGGGCGA
Above is a window of Inhella inkyongensis DNA encoding:
- the argH gene encoding argininosuccinate lyase; amino-acid sequence: MSSNPLANKAQAWSALFAEPMSELVQRYTASVGFDQRLWQADLQGSLAHAEMLQAQGLISAEDWAAIQRGMETIRHEIESGQFVWKLELEDVHLNIEARLTELVGLAGKRLHTGRSRNDQVATDVRLWLRGEIDGLLQLLSQLQRVLVERAEAHVDVIGPGFTHLQVAQPVSFGHHLLAYVEMFARDAERLVDCRRRANRLPLGAAALAGTPYPLDRERVARTLGMEGVCQNSLDAVSDRDFAIEFTHAAALAMMHISRLSEELVLWMSQSFAFITLPDRFCTGSSIMPQKKNPDVPELARGKTGRVYGHLMALLTLMKGQPLAYNKDNQEDKEPLFDTVDTLRDTLRIFVEMLAGLQAKPQSLRAAALKGHATATDLADYLVREKGIPFRDAHEIVAHAVRVASEQGLELAGLSLEQLQGIDARIGSDVFGPLSLEGSVASRRGLGGTAPEQVRAQIARHRARLQDDKPD
- a CDS encoding sensor histidine kinase, with amino-acid sequence MTAPESSLPNSHSAAPPLPAVFELCHAGVVLRALLGVQGVLALMLALQYDRPERWWQQLLEASAVSVPALLGWLLVVCGLKLQLAVWPMLRVRLALLSLGAFCAWMPWWLGAQMQAMLDQQPASPWRGVVIAVAGATAAAFLLQWILLRARAQTPQGMQARWVELQSRIRPHFLFNTLNTAVALVRVEPRQAERVLEDLGELFQAALSAPDWVSTVGEEIGLARRYLDIEQLRFGERLRLQWQLDPACDHARLPPLLLQPLVENAVRYGVEPNEGGGEVLVRTRRQGGMVELVVRNSLGAAAAGGHGLALNNVRERLNLLHDLDCRFELEPEPERFTVRITLPL